A single Mangrovimonas sp. YM274 DNA region contains:
- a CDS encoding MarC family protein, translating into MQLNIKEIITTFMVLFAVIDIIGSIPIIIDLRKKAGHIQSEKAAIIAGIIMILFLFLGKSILSMIGIGVNSFAVAGAFVLFFIALEMVLGITLYKEEESNAMNASVFPLAFPLIAGPGSLTTILSLRAEYHLENIIIAVILNVIFIYIVLKTSVKIERMIGQNGISIIRKIFGVILLAIAVKLFAHNIKALFELA; encoded by the coding sequence ATACAACTCAACATAAAAGAAATCATTACCACCTTTATGGTACTGTTTGCCGTAATAGATATTATAGGCAGCATTCCCATTATTATAGATCTCAGAAAAAAAGCAGGACATATCCAAAGTGAAAAAGCCGCCATCATTGCCGGAATCATTATGATTCTATTCCTCTTCTTGGGTAAAAGTATCTTATCAATGATAGGTATAGGCGTAAACTCATTTGCGGTGGCAGGAGCCTTTGTTCTATTTTTTATCGCCCTAGAGATGGTTTTAGGAATCACCCTATACAAAGAAGAAGAAAGCAACGCTATGAATGCCAGTGTTTTTCCCTTAGCATTTCCATTAATCGCCGGTCCCGGTAGTTTAACAACGATTTTATCTTTGCGTGCGGAGTATCACTTAGAAAACATCATCATTGCAGTCATTCTGAACGTTATATTTATCTACATTGTCCTTAAGACTTCTGTAAAAATTGAACGCATGATTGGCCAAAACGGCATCAGTATCATCCGAAAAATATTTGGTGTGATATTATTAGCCATTGCCGTAAAATTATTTGCCCATAACATTAAAGCCCTTTTTGAACTCGCTTAA
- a CDS encoding S41 family peptidase, with the protein MSFKKKYIPLIVGMAVAVGVFIGGKLNFADTSDRLFTSNSKKDKLNRLIDYIEYEYVDDVNTDSIVDVTVNGILDNLDPHSTYIPKGEMERVSENMKGDFVGIGVSFYTYKDTVTVIRPVEGGPSEKAGIKGGDRIIVADGDSIFGRQWSNDDIIQKLKGEKNSKVHLTVYRKGEDRLLDFDIKRTVIPIKSVDASYMLTSRLGYIKINRFAESTYREFKSALDQLQDYGATQLVLDLRDNPGGFLGIAEQIVDEFLEDDKLILFTKNKAGKIERSYATRNGDFEEGEVYILINENSASASEIVAGALQDNDKGTIIGRRSYGKGLVQREMALGDGSAVRLTVSRYYTPTGRSIQRPYHNGHNEEYYNDYYKRLRNGELVEEENIEVADSLKFVTPKGKIVYGGGGIIPDIFVPLDSSVHNETLTYIKRRGYVSNFVFEELDRDRSVYGDVDKEDFIQNFEVSDDIVVKFQEYLNKRERVKMTFVAYHDAIKRMIKADLADQLYGGNTYERIINASDDMILEVVKLSEGN; encoded by the coding sequence TTGAGTTTTAAGAAAAAATACATACCGTTAATTGTTGGAATGGCTGTTGCTGTTGGGGTGTTTATTGGGGGTAAATTGAATTTTGCAGACACCTCGGATAGGCTGTTTACGTCCAATAGCAAAAAGGATAAACTCAATCGGCTTATAGATTATATCGAATATGAATATGTTGACGATGTAAATACAGATAGCATCGTTGATGTTACCGTAAACGGAATTTTGGATAATCTAGACCCGCATTCTACCTATATTCCAAAGGGTGAAATGGAACGGGTTTCGGAAAATATGAAAGGGGATTTTGTGGGGATAGGTGTGAGCTTCTATACTTACAAAGACACCGTGACGGTAATTAGGCCCGTTGAAGGAGGGCCTAGTGAAAAAGCCGGGATAAAGGGGGGAGATAGAATTATTGTTGCCGATGGCGATTCTATATTCGGGCGGCAATGGTCCAATGATGACATTATTCAAAAACTGAAGGGAGAGAAGAATTCCAAAGTACATTTAACAGTTTACAGAAAGGGAGAAGATAGACTGCTTGACTTCGATATCAAACGGACTGTCATTCCAATAAAAAGTGTGGATGCCTCTTACATGCTTACTTCCAGATTGGGATATATTAAAATTAATCGATTTGCAGAGTCTACTTATCGGGAATTTAAATCGGCATTGGACCAGCTTCAGGATTACGGGGCTACCCAATTGGTCTTGGATTTGAGAGATAATCCAGGGGGCTTTTTGGGGATTGCCGAACAGATTGTAGATGAGTTTTTGGAAGACGATAAGCTTATTTTGTTTACAAAAAATAAGGCGGGAAAAATAGAGCGTAGCTATGCTACCCGAAATGGTGATTTTGAAGAGGGTGAGGTTTATATTCTTATTAATGAAAATTCAGCTTCTGCCAGTGAGATTGTGGCTGGAGCACTTCAGGATAACGATAAGGGAACTATCATTGGTAGACGTTCCTATGGTAAGGGCTTGGTTCAGCGCGAAATGGCCTTGGGAGATGGAAGTGCCGTGAGGTTAACCGTTTCAAGATATTACACTCCTACCGGCCGTTCTATTCAGCGGCCTTACCACAATGGTCATAATGAAGAATATTATAACGATTATTACAAGCGATTACGCAATGGTGAACTTGTTGAAGAAGAGAATATTGAAGTAGCCGATTCGTTGAAATTTGTAACCCCTAAAGGAAAAATTGTTTACGGAGGAGGAGGTATTATTCCTGACATATTTGTACCGCTGGATAGCAGTGTGCACAATGAGACATTAACCTATATAAAGCGCAGGGGTTATGTGAGTAATTTTGTGTTTGAGGAGTTGGATAGAGACAGGAGTGTTTATGGTGATGTAGATAAGGAAGATTTTATTCAAAATTTTGAAGTTAGTGACGATATAGTGGTTAAATTCCAGGAGTATTTGAATAAGAGAGAACGTGTAAAAATGACCTTTGTGGCTTATCACGATGCCATCAAACGAATGATTAAGGCTGATCTTGCAGACCAACTTTATGGCGGTAATACCTATGAGCGCATCATAAATGCTTCCGATGATATGATCTTGGAAGTGGTTAAATTAAGCGAAGGGAACTAA
- a CDS encoding NAD(P)/FAD-dependent oxidoreductase — MFDALIIGGGASGMSCALVLGSAVNKAYAKDKQIGIIMHQKASHLQNAIFNNALGLPTGTTGQSVLDDGSKQLANNYPHVVQIEKEKVLEIQPAANGFNIITNKNSYTSKIVVVAVGYTNLLSIKGLETYIAPHPRAEATKERIWLQNEDHLVAEGLYVAGTLAGWRSQFNIAAGSGAQVATDILTLWNNGIQSHVHDKL, encoded by the coding sequence ATGTTTGACGCTCTAATTATTGGAGGAGGCGCTTCGGGAATGTCCTGCGCCTTAGTATTAGGCTCTGCAGTCAATAAGGCATATGCCAAAGACAAGCAAATTGGCATTATCATGCACCAAAAGGCATCGCATCTTCAAAATGCAATATTCAACAATGCTTTAGGGTTGCCAACAGGCACTACCGGCCAATCCGTTTTGGACGATGGAAGCAAACAACTCGCCAACAATTACCCGCATGTCGTACAAATTGAAAAAGAAAAGGTTTTGGAAATACAACCTGCTGCAAACGGATTTAATATAATTACCAACAAAAACAGCTACACTTCTAAAATTGTTGTTGTAGCCGTAGGATACACCAACCTACTATCCATCAAAGGTCTAGAAACTTACATTGCTCCACATCCACGAGCAGAGGCTACCAAAGAACGCATCTGGCTGCAAAATGAGGACCACCTTGTCGCGGAAGGCCTATATGTTGCCGGAACTTTAGCTGGTTGGAGAAGTCAATTTAATATTGCTGCTGGAAGCGGTGCACAAGTAGCCACAGACATCTTGACCCTTTGGAACAACGGAATACAAAGTCATGTTCACGACAAATTATAA
- a CDS encoding ribonucleotide-diphosphate reductase subunit beta has translation MSQATEPILQENKDRFVIFPIQHHDIWEWYKKSEASFWTAEEIDLHQDLTDWQSKLTDDERYFIKHILAFFAASDGIVNENLAENFVNEVQYSEAKFFYGFQIMMENIHSETYSLLIDTYVKDEKEKGMLFNAIETFPAIKKKAEWALKWIESPSFAERLIAFAAVEGIFFSGAFCSIFWLKKRGLMPGLTFSNELISRDEGVHCDFAVHLHNHHLVNKVPKARITEILVDALDIEREFITESLPVSLIGMNSKLMTQYLEFVTDRLLSELGCDKVYNTTNPFDFMDMISLQGKTNFFEKRVSEYQKAGVLNKEEEEDKFKFDADF, from the coding sequence ATGTCTCAAGCTACTGAACCAATTTTACAAGAAAATAAAGATCGATTTGTAATATTTCCTATCCAACATCACGACATTTGGGAGTGGTATAAAAAATCTGAAGCGAGTTTTTGGACCGCGGAAGAAATAGATTTACATCAAGATCTTACAGATTGGCAAAGTAAATTGACAGACGATGAACGTTACTTCATTAAGCATATCTTGGCATTTTTTGCCGCCAGCGATGGAATTGTAAATGAAAATCTTGCCGAAAACTTCGTTAATGAAGTGCAATACAGTGAGGCGAAATTCTTTTATGGGTTTCAAATTATGATGGAAAATATCCATAGTGAAACTTATTCGTTGTTGATAGATACCTATGTGAAAGATGAAAAGGAAAAGGGGATGCTCTTCAATGCCATTGAAACTTTTCCGGCTATTAAGAAAAAGGCCGAATGGGCTCTTAAATGGATTGAATCACCAAGTTTTGCTGAACGATTGATTGCTTTTGCCGCCGTGGAAGGTATCTTCTTCTCTGGAGCCTTTTGTTCTATTTTTTGGCTTAAAAAGCGCGGGTTAATGCCAGGGCTTACTTTTTCAAACGAACTTATTTCTAGGGATGAGGGGGTGCACTGTGATTTTGCTGTGCACTTGCATAACCATCATTTGGTAAATAAAGTGCCCAAGGCACGTATTACGGAAATTCTGGTGGACGCGTTGGATATTGAAAGAGAATTTATCACAGAATCTCTTCCTGTAAGTTTGATTGGGATGAACTCTAAATTAATGACTCAATATTTGGAATTTGTAACAGACCGTCTGTTGAGCGAACTAGGGTGTGATAAAGTTTATAATACGACAAATCCTTTTGACTTTATGGATATGATTTCCCTACAGGGGAAAACCAATTTCTTTGAAAAGCGCGTGTCGGAATATCAAAAGGCAGGTGTCCTTAACAAAGAGGAAGAAGAAGATAAATTCAAGTTTGACGCCGATTTTTAA
- a CDS encoding dCMP deaminase family protein, translating to MPKKKQLRYDKAYLRIAKEWGKLSHCKRKQVGALIVKDRMIISDGYNGTPTGFENYCEDDEGYTKWYVLHAEANAILKVASSTQSCKGATLYITLSPCKECSKLIHQAGVVRVVYQQPYKDDSGLRFLEKAGIELELIEDLED from the coding sequence ATGCCGAAAAAGAAACAGTTGCGCTATGACAAGGCGTATTTAAGAATTGCTAAGGAGTGGGGGAAATTATCACATTGTAAGCGTAAGCAAGTTGGGGCCCTCATAGTAAAGGATAGAATGATTATTTCAGATGGGTACAATGGTACTCCTACCGGATTTGAAAACTATTGCGAAGACGATGAAGGCTACACCAAATGGTATGTGTTACATGCCGAGGCTAATGCTATTCTAAAAGTGGCGTCTTCAACTCAGTCCTGTAAAGGAGCTACTTTGTACATTACGTTGTCGCCGTGTAAGGAATGCAGTAAACTTATCCATCAGGCAGGAGTTGTGAGAGTCGTGTATCAACAACCTTACAAAGACGATTCGGGGCTTCGATTTTTGGAGAAGGCGGGAATTGAATTGGAGTTGATCGAGGATTTGGAAGATTGA
- a CDS encoding LytTR family DNA-binding domain-containing protein has protein sequence MIKAVIVDDEPKAIQSLSWELTNFSDDIEIVKTFTSPEAAIDYLETNPPDCLFLDIQMPTMDGFQFLDNLPAKDFAIVITTAYNEYAIKALKHEAIDYLLKPIDSDDLEDTIKRVKKFNYRLLNSSKIEEVLINFHTKFDQKKITINTDGKLMFVPVDDILFIESDGNYSTIVMADGQKTVITKKLKEVYSILPKQFFFRIHNSFIINLNRIKEYIKNDGYVVMQSNHKIPVARQRKSNFLEKF, from the coding sequence ATGATAAAAGCCGTAATAGTAGACGATGAACCAAAAGCTATACAAAGTTTGTCTTGGGAACTTACAAACTTTAGCGATGACATAGAAATTGTCAAGACTTTCACCTCTCCAGAAGCCGCCATAGACTATCTTGAAACCAATCCACCAGATTGCTTATTTTTAGACATTCAAATGCCTACGATGGATGGTTTTCAGTTTTTGGACAACCTTCCAGCCAAGGATTTTGCTATCGTAATTACAACGGCATATAACGAATATGCCATAAAAGCACTAAAACACGAAGCAATTGATTATCTTCTTAAACCGATAGACTCCGACGATTTGGAAGACACCATCAAAAGGGTTAAAAAATTTAATTACCGACTTCTCAACTCCTCCAAAATTGAAGAGGTATTAATTAATTTTCACACAAAATTTGATCAGAAGAAAATCACGATCAATACAGACGGAAAGTTGATGTTTGTACCCGTAGATGATATCCTCTTTATAGAATCAGACGGCAACTACAGTACCATTGTCATGGCAGATGGCCAAAAAACGGTTATTACCAAAAAATTAAAGGAAGTATACAGTATTTTACCCAAGCAATTCTTCTTCAGAATACACAACTCGTTTATCATCAACCTCAACCGAATCAAGGAATACATTAAAAACGATGGCTACGTCGTCATGCAATCCAACCACAAAATACCTGTTGCCAGACAACGTAAATCAAATTTTTTAGAAAAATTTTAA
- a CDS encoding tetratricopeptide repeat protein: protein MSMSFQIGFRKESFPLKGYALVLFTILLLWCPHTFSQSSDDFYNKASHLMKTRPNDYSEINETFKNFRSDSIKMKTLATMAEASNYLEAQCYAYNSLGIIYRNTSLYEKAIITHKKANELAVNAQNTELEIISLNMLGVVYRRMDLVKPALDYHKKALDLANSFETPSEEVKHSIAVSQNSMGNIYLALNQYDLALRQFSKSLVIEKEQNNTLGLAINYQNIGYANEAKGLLDEALNNYKTSLEYNNKIDSEIGRIICNNSIAQIYIKQGKPREAKTIIEEALKKALLEGDQLYIASSFINLGWAQNELGEFDAAESNLKTAIDIGKKYSLKSAKVEANKHLAELYEKKGNYETALNHYKDYIAEEETILNERNLQYVNDIIVQYESEIKNHQIRALANENELVKSKLLRNQKIFWYSLIALILIAGAIITLNRHRQLKQEKQILTLEQDMLRSQMNPHFIFNSLNSIKLYIINNEKENAVYYLNKFSKLIRKILIASTEKEISLEDELDTMKLYMNIENIRFSNEIDFQIKIDNNINTSNVKLPSLILQPFLENALWHGLSSKKDDKKIILHASKTTDDYVTISITDNGIGRLESEKINKNKLLKRKSVGIALTKARLSNFYKTYTSPYKIEVVDLYDNNHRPTGTKVIIHIPTRSSVLRTA, encoded by the coding sequence ATGTCAATGTCATTTCAAATTGGATTCAGAAAAGAGAGCTTTCCTCTTAAAGGCTATGCCTTAGTATTGTTTACAATACTCCTGCTATGGTGCCCCCATACCTTTTCTCAATCCTCAGATGACTTTTACAACAAGGCCTCACACCTAATGAAAACCAGGCCAAATGACTATTCTGAAATTAATGAAACCTTTAAAAACTTTAGAAGCGACAGTATTAAAATGAAAACCCTGGCCACCATGGCCGAGGCCTCAAATTATCTAGAAGCCCAATGTTATGCCTACAATTCCCTAGGCATTATTTACAGGAACACATCCCTATACGAAAAAGCTATTATAACCCACAAGAAAGCCAACGAACTGGCTGTAAATGCACAAAACACAGAGCTGGAAATTATATCCCTAAACATGCTTGGCGTTGTATACCGCCGCATGGATTTGGTAAAACCCGCATTAGACTACCACAAAAAGGCATTAGACTTAGCCAACTCTTTTGAAACTCCATCTGAAGAAGTAAAACACAGCATTGCAGTCTCCCAAAACAGCATGGGAAATATTTACCTAGCTCTAAACCAATACGACTTAGCCTTAAGACAATTCAGCAAGTCCCTGGTCATAGAAAAAGAACAAAACAATACGCTTGGCTTAGCCATAAACTATCAAAATATTGGCTATGCCAATGAAGCCAAAGGCTTATTAGACGAAGCTCTCAACAACTATAAAACCTCTCTTGAGTACAATAACAAAATTGACTCTGAAATAGGCCGAATTATATGCAACAATAGCATAGCTCAAATCTACATCAAACAAGGAAAACCACGCGAAGCTAAAACCATCATAGAAGAAGCTCTCAAAAAGGCTTTACTAGAGGGAGACCAGCTATACATTGCCTCCTCCTTCATTAATCTGGGCTGGGCTCAAAACGAACTGGGAGAATTTGATGCCGCTGAAAGCAATTTAAAAACCGCTATTGATATTGGAAAAAAATACAGTCTAAAAAGCGCCAAAGTAGAAGCGAATAAACACCTAGCCGAACTTTATGAAAAAAAGGGCAATTATGAAACGGCCCTAAACCATTACAAAGATTATATCGCAGAAGAAGAAACTATATTAAACGAGCGTAACCTTCAATACGTTAACGATATTATTGTGCAATATGAAAGTGAAATAAAAAATCACCAAATTCGTGCATTAGCCAACGAAAATGAGCTCGTGAAATCCAAATTACTGCGTAATCAAAAAATATTTTGGTATTCATTAATTGCCTTAATCTTGATTGCCGGGGCCATAATAACCCTAAACAGACACCGCCAATTAAAACAAGAAAAACAAATCCTAACATTAGAACAGGACATGTTAAGAAGCCAGATGAATCCTCACTTCATCTTCAACTCGCTTAACTCTATAAAGCTATACATTATCAACAACGAGAAGGAAAATGCGGTTTATTACCTAAATAAATTCTCTAAACTTATTAGAAAAATCCTGATTGCCTCTACGGAAAAAGAAATTTCTTTGGAAGACGAATTGGATACCATGAAGCTCTACATGAATATTGAAAACATACGGTTTTCGAACGAAATTGACTTTCAAATAAAAATCGATAACAACATCAATACCAGCAATGTTAAATTACCTTCTTTAATATTACAACCCTTTTTGGAAAATGCTCTATGGCATGGACTCTCCTCAAAAAAAGACGACAAAAAAATAATCCTACATGCTTCCAAAACCACCGATGACTATGTTACAATTTCCATTACAGACAACGGCATTGGAAGATTAGAGTCTGAAAAAATCAACAAGAATAAATTACTGAAAAGAAAATCTGTTGGTATTGCCTTAACTAAAGCAAGGCTTTCCAATTTTTACAAAACCTATACCAGTCCCTATAAAATTGAAGTAGTAGATCTATACGACAACAACCATAGACCTACAGGGACCAAAGTCATTATCCACATTCCAACACGCTCTAGCGTTCTTAGAACAGCGTAA
- a CDS encoding ribonucleoside-diphosphate reductase subunit alpha, with product MYVVKRDGRKEPVMFDKITARVRKLCYGLNELVDPVKVAMRVIEGLYDGVTTSELDNLAAEIAATMTTAHPDYARLAARISVSNLHKNTKKTFSEVMHDLYTYVNPRTGQKAPLLSEEVYKVVMDNRDKLDSTIIYNRDFGYDYFGFKTLERSYLLKLNGKIAERPQHMLMRVAVGIHLNDLDAAVETYELMSKKYFTHATPTLFNSGTPKPQMSSCFLLTMKEDSIDGIYDTLKQTAKISQSAGGIGLAIHNVRATGSYISGTNGTSNGIVPMLRVFNDTARYVDQGGGKRKGSFAIYIETWHADIFDFLDLKKNHGKEEMRARDLFYAMWISDLFMKRVQEDGQWTLMCPNECPGLDETHSEAFEELYLKYEAEGRGRKTIKARELWEKILESQIETGTPYMLYKDAANRKSNQQNLGTIRSSNLCTEILEYTAPDEVAVCNLASIALPMFIKNGEFDHKELFKITKRVTKNLNRVIDRNYYPVIEAQNSNFRHRPVGLGVQGLADTFIKLRMPFTSDEAKKLNQEIFETLYFAAVTASMEEAMADGPYQSYEGSPISKGEFQHNLWGVKDEELSGRWNWDKLRQDVLKHGVRNSLLVAPMPTASTSQILGNNECFEPYTSNIYTRRVLSGEFIVVNKHLLEDLVELGLWNENLKQEIMRANGSIQNIDEIPEDIKELYKTVWELSMKDIIDMARHRGYFIDQSQSLNLFMEGATMAKLTSMHFYAWKSGLKTGMYYLRTKSAVDAIKFTLDNKKKEQAIPQAKKEKMEEVKEEPVVVQQKEQAAKTAAKFAKETSDVEVEPMSAEEMKALIEAAKANEGDDCLMCGS from the coding sequence ATGTATGTTGTAAAAAGAGATGGCCGAAAGGAGCCGGTGATGTTCGACAAAATCACTGCAAGAGTTAGAAAATTATGCTACGGATTGAACGAATTGGTCGATCCGGTAAAAGTAGCAATGCGAGTAATTGAAGGGTTGTACGATGGTGTGACCACCAGTGAACTTGATAATTTAGCAGCAGAAATTGCTGCTACAATGACTACGGCTCACCCGGATTATGCTCGGTTGGCTGCAAGAATTTCGGTATCCAATTTACATAAAAACACAAAAAAGACGTTCAGTGAGGTAATGCATGATCTGTATACTTATGTAAACCCTCGTACTGGCCAAAAGGCTCCATTGCTTTCTGAAGAAGTGTACAAGGTTGTTATGGATAACCGTGACAAGTTGGACTCTACCATCATTTACAATCGCGATTTTGGTTACGATTATTTTGGGTTTAAAACACTAGAGCGTTCCTATTTGCTTAAATTGAACGGTAAAATCGCCGAGCGTCCGCAGCATATGCTCATGAGGGTAGCTGTTGGAATCCATCTTAATGATTTGGATGCTGCTGTAGAGACTTATGAGTTAATGTCTAAAAAGTATTTTACACACGCTACGCCTACACTTTTTAACTCGGGCACCCCTAAACCTCAAATGTCGTCTTGTTTTTTATTGACTATGAAAGAAGACAGTATTGATGGTATTTACGATACCCTAAAACAAACGGCTAAAATTTCGCAATCCGCTGGTGGTATTGGATTGGCTATTCATAATGTAAGGGCAACGGGAAGTTACATTTCAGGAACTAATGGAACTTCCAATGGGATTGTTCCAATGTTGCGTGTTTTTAATGATACGGCACGTTATGTAGATCAAGGTGGCGGCAAGCGAAAAGGTAGTTTTGCTATTTATATTGAAACTTGGCATGCCGACATTTTTGATTTTCTGGACTTAAAGAAAAATCATGGAAAAGAGGAAATGCGTGCGCGCGATTTGTTCTATGCCATGTGGATTTCGGATTTGTTCATGAAACGGGTGCAGGAGGATGGTCAATGGACTTTAATGTGTCCTAACGAATGTCCCGGGTTGGATGAAACCCACAGTGAAGCCTTTGAAGAGCTTTATTTAAAGTATGAAGCAGAGGGGAGAGGGCGCAAAACCATCAAAGCTCGTGAGTTGTGGGAGAAAATATTAGAGTCACAAATAGAGACGGGGACACCATATATGCTATACAAGGATGCTGCAAACCGTAAATCTAATCAGCAAAATCTTGGAACTATCCGTTCTTCAAACTTATGTACAGAAATTTTGGAATATACGGCTCCGGATGAAGTGGCGGTATGTAATTTGGCGTCTATTGCCTTGCCAATGTTTATTAAAAATGGGGAATTTGACCACAAGGAACTGTTTAAAATTACCAAACGTGTTACTAAAAACCTTAATAGGGTTATTGATAGAAATTACTATCCAGTAATCGAAGCTCAGAACTCCAATTTTAGGCATCGACCTGTAGGTTTAGGTGTGCAAGGTTTGGCGGATACGTTCATTAAACTGCGTATGCCTTTTACAAGTGATGAGGCCAAAAAGTTGAACCAAGAAATTTTTGAAACGCTCTATTTTGCTGCGGTTACCGCAAGTATGGAAGAAGCTATGGCGGATGGTCCATACCAAAGTTATGAGGGGTCTCCTATAAGTAAGGGCGAGTTTCAACATAATCTTTGGGGGGTTAAGGATGAAGAATTGAGTGGTCGCTGGAATTGGGACAAACTGAGGCAGGATGTGTTAAAGCATGGTGTTAGGAATTCCTTATTGGTGGCGCCAATGCCAACGGCTTCCACATCTCAGATTTTAGGCAATAACGAGTGCTTTGAGCCTTACACTTCCAATATATATACCAGAAGAGTATTGTCTGGAGAATTTATTGTGGTGAACAAGCATTTATTGGAAGACTTGGTTGAGCTTGGTCTATGGAATGAGAATTTGAAACAGGAAATAATGAGGGCTAACGGATCTATCCAAAATATAGATGAAATTCCCGAGGATATCAAAGAGTTGTATAAGACAGTTTGGGAGCTTAGTATGAAGGATATAATTGATATGGCACGTCACCGAGGCTATTTTATCGATCAGTCTCAATCTCTAAACTTATTTATGGAAGGAGCTACGATGGCTAAATTGACCTCTATGCACTTTTATGCTTGGAAAAGCGGGTTGAAAACAGGAATGTATTACCTGCGTACCAAAAGTGCTGTAGACGCTATTAAATTTACTTTAGACAATAAGAAAAAAGAGCAAGCGATACCGCAGGCTAAAAAGGAAAAAATGGAAGAAGTAAAAGAGGAGCCTGTTGTGGTTCAGCAAAAGGAGCAGGCGGCCAAAACAGCTGCTAAATTTGCCAAGGAAACCTCCGATGTGGAAGTGGAGCCAATGAGTGCAGAAGAAATGAAAGCGTTGATTGAGGCTGCTAAGGCCAATGAAGGTGATGATTGCTTGATGTGCGGTTCTTAG
- a CDS encoding HupE/UreJ family protein yields MLADFLTHLQQGMYHVLNIKAYDHILFLIVLLVPFAFKDWKRVLFLITLFTLGHSLSLALAIYDVIRIKGSLVDFLILCTILIIALYNVFTSGKKAQNEKIGVLFFATLFLGLVHGMGYVGIFGRVVHAADMKLVTLLELSLGLEMGQLIIAFIILFLGFLGETIFRFSKRDWVMVVSAMVLGGLVPVLMHSGYLF; encoded by the coding sequence ATGCTAGCCGATTTTTTGACTCACCTGCAGCAAGGTATGTACCATGTGCTGAACATTAAAGCCTACGATCACATTTTATTTTTAATTGTCTTGTTGGTGCCTTTTGCATTTAAGGATTGGAAACGCGTACTGTTTTTAATTACCTTGTTTACTTTAGGGCATTCTTTGTCTTTGGCTTTGGCAATCTACGATGTTATCAGGATCAAAGGTTCGCTTGTTGATTTTTTAATCCTTTGCACTATTTTAATTATTGCACTGTATAATGTATTTACTTCTGGCAAGAAGGCCCAAAATGAAAAAATAGGTGTCTTGTTTTTTGCGACCTTGTTTTTAGGGTTGGTTCATGGAATGGGCTATGTGGGGATTTTTGGGAGAGTAGTGCATGCCGCAGACATGAAATTGGTAACGCTTTTGGAATTGTCATTAGGATTGGAAATGGGGCAGCTCATAATTGCCTTTATCATTTTGTTTTTGGGATTCTTGGGAGAGACCATTTTTAGGTTCTCAAAACGGGATTGGGTTATGGTGGTTTCGGCAATGGTCTTGGGAGGTTTGGTACCCGTATTAATGCACAGTGGATACCTATTTTAA
- a CDS encoding DUF3109 family protein, with translation MFQLGKTIVSEEIIENDFVCNLSACKGACCIDGDAGAPLDEEESRILEEIYPKVKPYLREKGIAAIESQGTFITTEDGDLETPLIDGADCAYVIFDKKGTALCAIEEAYNQGDIDWKKPVSCHLYPIRVQDYSEFSAVNYHRWHICDDACSLGKELQVPVYKFAKQGLVRKFGEDWYSELEKVAEKFEKTK, from the coding sequence ATGTTTCAGTTAGGAAAAACCATAGTTTCAGAAGAAATCATAGAAAATGATTTTGTGTGTAACCTGTCTGCTTGTAAGGGAGCCTGTTGTATCGATGGCGATGCTGGGGCGCCCTTAGATGAAGAGGAATCGCGTATTTTAGAAGAGATTTACCCAAAAGTAAAACCTTATCTGCGAGAAAAAGGTATTGCTGCCATAGAGTCACAGGGAACTTTTATAACCACGGAAGATGGCGATTTGGAAACGCCTTTGATTGATGGGGCAGATTGTGCCTATGTGATTTTTGATAAAAAGGGGACAGCGCTTTGTGCAATAGAGGAGGCCTATAACCAAGGAGATATTGACTGGAAAAAGCCGGTGTCCTGCCATTTGTATCCTATTAGAGTGCAGGATTACAGTGAGTTTTCGGCTGTTAATTACCACAGGTGGCACATTTGTGATGATGCCTGTAGTTTAGGTAAGGAGCTTCAGGTGCCAGTTTACAAATTTGCCAAACAAGGGCTTGTTCGAAAGTTTGGTGAAGACTGGTATTCTGAATTAGAAAAAGTTGCTGAAAAGTTCGAAAAGACTAAGTGA